From Xenopus tropicalis strain Nigerian chromosome 3, UCB_Xtro_10.0, whole genome shotgun sequence, the proteins below share one genomic window:
- the LOC100493416 gene encoding olfactory receptor 5G3-like, translating to MNEKNQTWVSEIVLLGFQNLHNFKVPLFSLFLLIYILTVWENVLIIVLVAFSRNLHSPMYFFLQQLALTDLLEASNIVPTLLQTVIHDGATVSLVGCLTQMYFLGVLEVFECIFLAVMAYDRYVAICIPLRYTSIMSHRVCVYLTVLSWLLSLSSEIIFIHMIGSLQLCHQNTINHFFCDFFPFLELSCSDTFFIKMNAVLLCVFVILLPLILISVSYMCIAHAILKIVSHTGRQKAFSTCSSHLAVVSMFYGTLCSVYVVPPGNQSQTISKVLSLLYTVVTPLINPLIYCWRSTDMTESLKKHKDRITDYKNMGMKPFLIYLLHIRS from the coding sequence ATGAATGAGAAGAACCAGACGTGGGTCAGTGAGATTGTTCTCTTGGGGTTTCAGAATCTCCACAACTTCAAGGTTCCCCTGTTCTCTCTGTTCCTTCTGATTTACATTCTGACAGTTTGGGAGAACGTCCTCATCATAGTGTTGGTGGCCTTCAGCCGGAACCTCcactcccccatgtacttctttctcCAGCAGTTGGCCCTGACTGACCTTCTGGAGGCCTCAAATATTGTTCCCACCCTGCTCCAAACTGTAATACATGATGGGGCCACAGTGTCTCTTGTTGGGTGTTtaacacaaatgtattttttgggagttttagaagtttttgaatGCATATTTCTAGCAGTAATGGCCTATGACAGATACGTGGCCATCTGCATCCCCCTGAGATACACTTCTATAATGTCCCACAGGGTTTGTGTTTACCTTACTGTTCTTTCATGGCTGCTTTCATTAAGTtctgaaatcatttttatacatATGATTGGTTCCCTCCAATTATGTCACCAAAATAccattaaccatttcttctgtgatttctTTCCATTTCtagaactttcctgctcagatacttttttcataaaaatgaatgcagtttTGCTCTGTGTGTTCGTTATTTTACTTCCCCTGATACTCATCAGTGTATCATATATGTGTATTGCCCATgcaatcctaaagatagtgtcccataccgggaggcaaaaagccttctccacctgcagctcccacttggccgtggtctccatgtTTTATGGGACTCTGTGCAGCGTTTATGTGGTTCCCCCTGGAAACCAATCCCAGACCATAAGCAAAGTTCTTTCTCTCTTGTACACTGTAGTGACCCCATTGATTAACCCATTGATTTATTGTTGGAGAAGTACCGATATGACAGAATCCCTCAAAAAGCACAAAGATAGAATAACTGACTATAAAAATATGGGGA